A region from the Paraburkholderia flagellata genome encodes:
- a CDS encoding acetate/propionate family kinase — protein sequence MADVILVVNAGSSSIKFSTFEERGAALELVVHGHVDGLYTDHARFEALDHHGVRHAKEWTASEELDHRHGLEQIAVFLSEHREGHTLAAVGHRVVHGGQRFGGPARVTPAVIDELEKLTPLAPLHQPHNLKPVRLIEQLHPDVPQVVCFDTAFHRTQPDVAQAFALPAAITDLGVRRYGFHGLSYEYIASVLPDVAPAASAGRTVVAHLGNGASMCALVAGRSVASTMGFTAVDGLPMGTRCGNLDPGVVLYLMEERGMDARAVEDLLYHHSGLLGVSGISGDMRTLLESDDPRARFAIDLYVYRICRELGSLAAAMEGLDAVVFTGGIGEHAAAIRDGVVRRAQWLGADLNVTANLDGGPLVSTASSRVPVYVIPTNEELMIARHTRAVLE from the coding sequence ATGGCTGACGTGATTCTCGTCGTGAATGCCGGTTCGTCGAGTATCAAGTTCTCGACATTCGAAGAGCGCGGGGCGGCGCTCGAACTCGTCGTACACGGTCACGTGGATGGGTTGTACACCGACCATGCCCGGTTCGAGGCACTGGACCACCACGGCGTGCGCCACGCGAAGGAGTGGACCGCCAGCGAGGAACTGGACCATCGCCACGGGCTGGAACAGATCGCCGTATTCCTGAGCGAGCACCGCGAAGGGCACACGCTCGCGGCCGTCGGTCATCGCGTGGTGCACGGCGGGCAGCGTTTCGGCGGTCCGGCTCGCGTGACGCCTGCCGTGATCGACGAACTGGAAAAACTGACGCCACTCGCACCGCTGCATCAGCCGCACAATCTCAAGCCGGTACGCCTGATCGAACAGTTGCACCCGGACGTGCCGCAGGTCGTCTGCTTCGACACGGCGTTTCATCGTACCCAGCCCGACGTCGCGCAGGCATTCGCGTTGCCGGCCGCCATTACTGACCTGGGTGTGCGCCGCTATGGCTTTCACGGACTGTCGTACGAATACATCGCGAGCGTGCTCCCCGACGTTGCGCCGGCGGCATCGGCCGGGCGTACGGTGGTGGCTCACCTCGGTAACGGCGCCAGCATGTGCGCACTCGTGGCGGGCAGGAGCGTGGCCAGTACGATGGGCTTCACGGCCGTCGACGGGCTGCCCATGGGCACGCGCTGCGGCAATCTCGATCCCGGGGTTGTGCTGTACCTGATGGAAGAGCGCGGCATGGATGCGCGCGCCGTCGAGGACCTCCTCTATCATCACTCCGGGCTGCTCGGCGTATCGGGCATTTCCGGGGACATGCGCACTCTGCTGGAAAGCGACGATCCTCGGGCTCGCTTCGCGATCGACCTCTACGTGTACCGTATCTGCCGCGAACTCGGCTCCCTTGCTGCGGCAATGGAGGGACTGGACGCGGTGGTCTTTACCGGTGGCATCGGTGAGCACGCAGCGGCCATCCGCGACGGCGTGGTGCGGCGGGCGCAGTGGCTTGGCGCCGACCTCAATGTGACCGCGAATCTCGACGGTGGACCGCTTGTGAGCACGGCGTCGAGCCGCGTGCCGGTGTATGTCATTCCGACCAATGAGGAACTGATGATTGCGCGACATACGCGCGCTGTACTGGAGTAA